The Pelagibacterium halotolerans B2 genome has a segment encoding these proteins:
- a CDS encoding TIGR02186 family protein, whose product MMRLIFAAIAVAFSAFSTAGAAHAQGVVFANSDPLVTIHSTFTGQTITLFGNIEPGSGSVPEAGPYDVMVLVRGPASDRVIRIKERQFGLVLNADQAIYRDLPGYYAILASRPFDQILSAGMRADPRTALSSLVARARSVGDGERFDAELIRMMEEAGLFIEAERGVAFLSSTTFTTRILLPSSVPNGSYLAQVLVVADGELVGSGSTTFSVRTQGFERFLSRAATTSPFLYGLAAVLTAIGTGWLGGVLFKR is encoded by the coding sequence ATGATGCGCCTCATTTTCGCGGCGATTGCCGTAGCCTTCAGTGCTTTTTCAACGGCCGGCGCAGCGCATGCGCAAGGCGTCGTATTCGCCAATTCCGATCCGCTGGTTACCATTCATTCGACCTTTACCGGCCAGACGATCACGCTGTTCGGCAACATCGAGCCGGGCAGTGGCAGCGTACCCGAGGCTGGTCCATATGACGTCATGGTCCTCGTTCGCGGGCCAGCCAGCGACCGCGTTATCCGCATCAAGGAGCGTCAGTTCGGCCTTGTCCTCAATGCCGACCAGGCAATCTATCGCGACTTGCCCGGCTATTATGCGATCCTTGCAAGTCGCCCCTTCGACCAGATACTCAGCGCGGGCATGCGCGCCGATCCGCGCACGGCACTGTCCTCACTCGTCGCCCGCGCGCGCAGTGTCGGAGACGGCGAAAGGTTCGACGCCGAATTGATCCGCATGATGGAAGAAGCCGGCCTGTTCATTGAGGCGGAACGCGGCGTGGCGTTCCTCTCGTCCACCACCTTCACCACCCGCATTCTGTTGCCCTCGTCGGTGCCCAATGGCAGCTATCTCGCCCAGGTGCTTGTCGTGGCAGATGGCGAGCTCGTGGGATCGGGTTCCACCACCTTTTCTGTCCGGACACAGGGGTTCGAACGCTTCCTCTCTCGCGCGGCGACGACCTCTCCGTTTCTGTACGGTCTCGCCGCCGTTCTGACGGCCATCGGCACGGGTTGGCTGGGAGGAGTGCTGTTCAAGCGCTGA